The following proteins come from a genomic window of Deltaproteobacteria bacterium:
- a CDS encoding VOC family protein, which translates to MASTDKPTIERIDHGVLPSNDLGRAHRFYSTFMGGELDHLTNLNLRGLNREVPQILFYTLANHKGWGLALQDFPIAANPQRMLEGVVYGFEVAADDLGAVIAAAEERKLNCHGPVKYPEPSPIKESFFVLDPDGNTFELSLRRDPVNTAPQGKLVPLRRISHVRVEVTDLDQGAAWYRDTFGLIEADEVPGFEQMTLTVPNSGQLVILHRVNQVAERSTRAVKGPHIDFRIAPELYPPILEKFNRKEYYWGPDPTKIPWHEQGGHTVYGYDPFGNRIQIGHRFEGRR; encoded by the coding sequence ATGGCATCGACTGACAAACCGACCATCGAACGCATCGACCACGGTGTGCTGCCGAGCAACGATCTTGGCCGGGCGCATCGGTTTTACTCGACCTTCATGGGTGGCGAGCTCGATCATCTGACCAACTTGAATCTGCGCGGGCTCAATCGCGAGGTGCCGCAGATTCTTTTTTACACCTTGGCGAATCACAAAGGTTGGGGCTTGGCGCTGCAAGATTTTCCCATCGCCGCTAATCCGCAACGGATGCTCGAAGGCGTGGTTTATGGTTTCGAAGTAGCGGCGGACGATTTGGGCGCCGTCATCGCTGCCGCGGAAGAGCGCAAGCTCAATTGCCATGGGCCGGTGAAATATCCCGAGCCGTCGCCGATCAAAGAATCTTTTTTCGTGCTCGATCCCGACGGCAATACTTTCGAACTCTCTCTGCGCCGCGATCCGGTAAATACTGCGCCCCAGGGAAAGCTGGTGCCGCTGCGGCGCATCAGTCATGTGCGCGTGGAAGTGACTGACTTGGATCAGGGCGCGGCTTGGTATCGCGATACTTTTGGCTTGATCGAGGCCGATGAGGTGCCGGGCTTCGAGCAGATGACGCTGACGGTGCCGAACAGCGGCCAATTGGTGATCCTGCACCGCGTCAATCAAGTGGCCGAGCGCAGCACTCGGGCGGTGAAGGGGCCGCACATCGATTTTCGCATCGCGCCGGAGCTTTATCCGCCGATCTTGGAAAAGTTCAACCGCAAAGAATATTACTGGGGCCCCGATCCGACGAAAATCCCCTGGCATGAGCAAGGCGGCCACACGGTGTACGGCTACGATCCGTTTGGCAACCGGATTCAGATCGGGCATAGATTTGAAGGGCGGCGCTAG